A window from Neobacillus sp. PS3-40 encodes these proteins:
- a CDS encoding peptidoglycan DD-metalloendopeptidase family protein: protein MKKSFITLTVAAAVGMGSLFGGFAVKSEAASVSSLKHEQNKIHSQRSGLNSTINEADKKITQIQGKQVDVKQEMKRIDLSIGDTNSKIREKEVKVSETKMQITKLQAEVKVIQERITKRNELLKDRVRNYQENGGMVNYIDVLMGSSSFSDFIDRANAVATIMEADQDILKQAEADKLELETKQALVQKELVSLQGMLNDLVKMKQKLNFQKAEKDQLLGTLQAQEKKVQEDKMSLQEEEKILADQEAAIQKAIKLEQAHQAELARQRAAEAAAHAAHGGGNGGSADQAPDVSSGNFTRPAAGYISSGFGGRWGEFHYGVDIASHGSNVPIVAAADGVVIRSYYSSSYGNCIFLASSIDGQIYTTVYAHMETRLVGSGATVSKGQQIGIMGSTGESTGQHLHFELHRGPWTQDKRFAINPVGIVPL from the coding sequence TTGAAAAAGTCATTCATAACCCTTACCGTTGCGGCAGCGGTAGGAATGGGGAGTTTATTTGGCGGCTTTGCTGTCAAATCAGAAGCTGCATCCGTCTCTAGCCTAAAACATGAACAAAATAAAATACATAGCCAGCGCTCAGGACTGAATTCTACTATTAATGAGGCAGATAAAAAGATTACTCAGATACAAGGCAAGCAGGTAGATGTAAAGCAGGAAATGAAACGAATCGACCTTTCAATCGGTGATACCAATTCAAAAATTCGTGAAAAAGAAGTTAAAGTTAGTGAAACAAAAATGCAAATTACAAAGCTTCAGGCGGAAGTCAAAGTGATCCAAGAACGGATCACTAAAAGAAACGAGTTATTGAAGGACCGTGTCCGAAACTACCAGGAAAATGGGGGCATGGTTAACTACATAGATGTTTTGATGGGATCTTCTAGCTTTAGTGATTTCATTGACCGCGCCAATGCAGTTGCAACCATTATGGAAGCCGACCAGGATATTTTAAAACAAGCAGAAGCGGATAAGCTTGAACTTGAAACAAAACAAGCTTTGGTTCAAAAGGAATTAGTGAGCCTACAGGGCATGCTAAACGACTTAGTGAAAATGAAGCAGAAATTGAATTTTCAAAAGGCTGAAAAAGATCAATTGCTCGGAACATTACAAGCGCAAGAAAAGAAAGTCCAAGAAGATAAAATGAGTTTGCAAGAAGAAGAAAAAATTCTAGCAGACCAAGAAGCAGCCATTCAAAAAGCAATAAAATTGGAACAAGCACACCAGGCAGAACTGGCAAGACAGCGTGCTGCAGAGGCAGCAGCTCATGCTGCACATGGTGGTGGAAATGGCGGGTCAGCAGATCAGGCGCCCGATGTTTCAAGTGGAAACTTTACACGACCTGCAGCCGGCTATATTAGCTCAGGCTTTGGCGGACGTTGGGGTGAGTTCCACTATGGAGTCGATATTGCTAGCCATGGCTCAAATGTACCGATTGTAGCAGCGGCAGATGGTGTCGTTATCCGTTCCTATTATTCTAGCAGCTATGGAAACTGTATTTTCCTTGCCTCATCTATTGACGGTCAGATCTATACGACAGTTTATGCACATATGGAAACACGTTTAGTTGGTTCAGGGGCAACTGTTTCAAAAGGCCAGCAAATTGGAATCATGGGTAGTACGGGTGAATCCACTGGACAACACTTGCATTTTGAACTTCATAGAGGTCCATGGACGCAGGATAAACGCTTCGCAATCAATCCAGTTGGAATTGTGCCACTTTAA
- the ftsX gene encoding permease-like cell division protein FtsX — translation MKVRTIGRHARESLKSIGRNGWMTFASVSAVTVTLILVGVFFVIMMNLNKVAQTIEQDVEIRVHIDVAANKHDQESLKKQIETLSEVKSVKYSSKQSELKNLITSLGEEGKAFKLFEQDNPLNDVFVVKTKNPTDTMKAAKKIEKMNYASKVKYGQGQVEKLFKFIKASRNVGIVLIIGLLFTAIFLISNTIKITIIARRREIQIMRLVGATNSFIRWPFFLEGLWLGIIGSILPIILISIAYSNAYDYIAPRLKGNFIQILPFEPFMYQVSGTLILMGALIGVWGSVMSVRKFLRN, via the coding sequence ATGAAGGTTAGAACAATTGGCCGTCACGCCCGCGAAAGCCTTAAGAGCATTGGCAGAAATGGATGGATGACATTTGCTTCTGTGAGTGCTGTAACGGTTACGTTAATATTAGTCGGTGTCTTTTTCGTTATTATGATGAATCTTAATAAGGTGGCACAAACCATTGAGCAGGACGTAGAAATCCGAGTCCATATCGATGTTGCTGCAAATAAACATGACCAGGAAAGTTTAAAGAAACAGATAGAAACTCTCTCGGAAGTAAAAAGTGTCAAGTATTCTTCTAAACAATCAGAATTGAAAAACCTAATTACTAGCCTTGGTGAAGAAGGAAAAGCTTTTAAGCTTTTTGAACAGGACAATCCGTTAAACGATGTATTTGTTGTAAAGACGAAAAATCCAACAGATACGATGAAAGCAGCTAAGAAAATAGAAAAAATGAATTATGCTTCGAAGGTTAAATATGGACAGGGTCAGGTTGAAAAGTTGTTCAAGTTCATTAAAGCAAGCCGAAATGTAGGTATTGTCTTAATTATTGGCCTCTTATTTACGGCTATCTTCCTGATTTCCAATACGATTAAAATTACCATTATAGCAAGAAGAAGAGAAATCCAGATTATGAGATTAGTAGGGGCGACGAACTCCTTTATCCGCTGGCCATTCTTTTTGGAAGGCTTATGGCTGGGTATTATCGGGTCTATTTTACCTATCATCCTTATCTCAATTGCCTACAGTAATGCCTATGATTATATTGCACCAAGATTAAAAGGCAATTTTATCCAAATACTTCCGTTTGAACCATTTATGTATCAGGTATCAGGCACTCTTATTTTAATGGGAGCCTTGATCGGGGTTTGGGGAAGTGTCATGTCCGTAAGAAAATTCTTGAGGAATTAA
- a CDS encoding YitT family protein → MKKTLELPIQHPKAELAVEYLYILLGSAIIGFSFNVFLLPNKIASGGVSGISTILHTTVGWEPAFVQWAFNIPLFIAGIIFLGKQFGAKTLVGTIFLPLVVFFTKSIDPWTHNALLASLYGGIGVGLGLGIVFRGKASTGGTDLAAQIIHKYAGFTLGTCVVLIDGLIVITAALVFDIERGLYALISLYVTSKTIDLVQVGFGRSKMAMIITSKQDEVRSGILNQIDRGVTKLSAYGGFTDNERPILMCVFDQTEFTKLKQLVKSIDPTAFVIVMDAAEVHGEGFKRA, encoded by the coding sequence ATGAAAAAAACACTGGAGCTACCAATCCAGCATCCAAAGGCGGAATTGGCGGTAGAGTACTTATACATATTATTGGGGTCAGCTATTATTGGTTTTTCATTTAATGTTTTTTTGCTTCCAAATAAAATTGCCTCAGGTGGGGTAAGTGGGATTAGTACGATTTTGCACACGACTGTAGGTTGGGAGCCTGCCTTTGTTCAGTGGGCCTTTAACATACCGTTATTTATTGCAGGTATTATTTTTCTAGGAAAACAATTTGGGGCTAAGACGTTAGTTGGAACGATCTTTTTGCCATTAGTTGTCTTTTTTACAAAAAGTATCGATCCATGGACGCATAATGCTTTGTTGGCATCACTTTATGGTGGAATCGGGGTAGGACTTGGCTTAGGAATTGTTTTTAGAGGCAAGGCGTCAACAGGAGGAACTGATCTTGCTGCGCAAATCATCCATAAATATGCAGGATTTACACTTGGGACATGTGTTGTCCTCATCGATGGGCTGATTGTGATCACGGCAGCACTCGTATTTGATATTGAGAGAGGTTTGTATGCGTTAATTTCTTTGTATGTGACAAGCAAAACAATAGATCTCGTACAGGTAGGGTTTGGTCGTTCAAAAATGGCTATGATCATTACTAGTAAACAGGATGAAGTTCGGTCAGGAATTTTGAATCAAATTGACCGTGGTGTGACAAAACTATCAGCATATGGCGGATTTACTGACAATGAACGACCTATTCTTATGTGTGTATTCGATCAAACAGAGTTCACAAAATTGAAACAATTAGTCAAATCCATTGACCCAACTGCGTTTGTGATTGTTATGGATGCTGCAGAAGTACATGGTGAGGGTTTTAAACGAGCGTAA
- the cccB gene encoding cytochrome c551: MKKKLLALLMGTTLVMGLAACGGASDTSKKDTSKEKTTTTETASAGDAQKIVSQKCSSCHGDNLQGAVGPNLQKVGSKYSKDQILGILKNGKEGGMPAGLISGDDADKVATWLAAKK; the protein is encoded by the coding sequence ATGAAGAAAAAGTTACTAGCATTACTTATGGGAACTACCCTTGTAATGGGGCTTGCGGCCTGTGGTGGTGCCTCTGATACATCAAAGAAGGATACAAGTAAGGAAAAAACCACCACTACGGAAACAGCTTCAGCAGGGGATGCTCAAAAGATTGTGTCACAAAAATGCTCTAGCTGTCATGGGGATAATCTTCAAGGTGCGGTGGGACCAAACCTACAAAAGGTTGGTTCTAAATACTCAAAAGATCAAATCTTAGGCATTCTTAAAAATGGTAAAGAAGGCGGTATGCCTGCCGGCTTAATCTCTGGCGATGACGCTGACAAGGTTGCTACTTGGTTAGCTGCTAAGAAATAA
- the ftsE gene encoding cell division ATP-binding protein FtsE — translation MIEMQGVYKKYPNGVTAINGLDVKIEQGEFVYVVGPSGAGKSTFIKMMYREEAPTSGTITMNGVNLAKLKMKKVPLFRRNLGVVFQDFKLLPTLTVFENIAFALEVIEAQPKYIKKRVMEVLDLVNLKHKARMLPTELSGGEQQRVSIARSIVNSPKVVIADEPTGNLDPETSWEIMNIFEEINTRGTTIVMATHNKEIVNTIKHRVIAIESGKIARDEQRGDYGYEG, via the coding sequence ATGATAGAAATGCAGGGAGTTTACAAGAAATACCCGAATGGTGTTACAGCCATTAATGGGTTAGATGTTAAGATCGAACAAGGTGAATTTGTTTATGTAGTTGGGCCGAGTGGTGCTGGGAAATCAACTTTTATCAAAATGATGTATCGCGAAGAAGCACCAACTTCAGGAACAATTACAATGAACGGTGTTAATCTAGCAAAATTAAAAATGAAAAAGGTTCCACTTTTCAGGCGGAATCTAGGTGTGGTTTTCCAAGATTTCAAGCTTCTACCGACGTTAACTGTTTTTGAAAATATTGCGTTTGCGTTAGAGGTTATTGAAGCCCAACCTAAATATATAAAAAAACGAGTAATGGAAGTTCTCGATCTCGTTAATTTAAAGCATAAGGCTAGAATGCTCCCGACTGAGCTTTCAGGTGGTGAGCAGCAGCGTGTTTCTATTGCCCGCTCAATTGTTAACTCTCCAAAGGTAGTCATTGCTGATGAGCCTACAGGTAACCTTGATCCAGAAACATCATGGGAAATCATGAATATTTTTGAAGAGATTAATACAAGAGGAACAACGATTGTTATGGCTACCCATAACAAAGAAATAGTTAATACAATTAAACATCGCGTTATTGCAATTGAAAGTGGGAAAATTGCTCGTGATGAGCAGAGAGGTGATTACGGATATGAAGGTTAG